In Phyllobacterium zundukense, one DNA window encodes the following:
- the secE gene encoding preprotein translocase subunit SecE codes for MASKTNPITFFQQVRAETAKVTWPSRRETLISTAMVMVMAFFAAIFFFAADQLMAYGIDLVLGLGR; via the coding sequence ATGGCATCCAAAACGAATCCAATAACTTTTTTTCAGCAAGTGCGCGCTGAAACCGCAAAGGTCACCTGGCCTTCGCGTCGCGAAACGCTCATTTCCACCGCGATGGTGATGGTAATGGCGTTTTTTGCTGCGATCTTTTTTTTCGCGGCTGATCAGTTGATGGCGTACGGGATCGATCTCGTTCTCGGTCTTGGTCGTTAA
- the tuf gene encoding elongation factor Tu: MAKSKFERNKPHVNIGTIGHVDHGKTSLTAAITKYFGEYKAYDQIDAAPEEKARGITISTAHVEYETAARHYAHVDCPGHADYVKNMITGAAQMDGAILVVSAADGPMPQTREHILLARQVGVPAIVVFLNKVDQVDDAELLELVELEVRELLSKYDFPGDDIPIVKGSALAALEDSNKEIGEDAVRALMAEVDKYIPTPERPVDLPFLMPIEDVFSISGRGTVVTGRVERGIVKVGEEVEIIGIKPTSKTTVTGVEMFRKLLDQGQAGDNIGALLRGVDREGVERGQILAKPGSVKPHTKFKAEAYILTKDEGGRHTPFFTNYRPQFYFRTTDVTGVVTLPEGTEMVMPGDNIAVDVTLIVPIAMEEKLRFAIREGGRTVGAGIVSSIIE, from the coding sequence ATGGCTAAGAGCAAGTTTGAACGTAACAAGCCGCACGTCAACATTGGCACGATTGGTCACGTTGACCATGGCAAGACGTCGTTGACGGCAGCGATTACGAAGTATTTTGGAGAGTACAAGGCGTACGACCAGATCGACGCAGCGCCGGAAGAAAAGGCGCGCGGCATCACGATCTCGACGGCGCACGTTGAATATGAGACGGCGGCGCGTCACTATGCGCACGTCGATTGCCCCGGCCACGCCGACTATGTGAAGAACATGATCACCGGTGCGGCACAGATGGACGGCGCGATCCTGGTTGTGTCGGCTGCCGACGGCCCGATGCCGCAGACGCGCGAGCACATTCTTCTGGCCCGTCAGGTTGGCGTTCCGGCGATTGTGGTGTTCCTGAACAAGGTCGACCAGGTTGACGATGCCGAGCTGCTCGAACTGGTTGAGCTGGAAGTACGCGAGCTTCTGTCGAAGTACGACTTCCCGGGCGACGACATTCCGATCGTCAAGGGTTCGGCTTTGGCTGCGCTGGAAGACTCCAACAAGGAAATCGGCGAAGACGCGGTACGCGCGCTGATGGCGGAAGTCGACAAGTACATTCCGACGCCAGAGCGTCCGGTTGACCTGCCGTTCCTGATGCCGATCGAAGACGTGTTCTCGATCTCCGGCCGTGGTACGGTTGTGACGGGCCGCGTTGAGCGCGGGATCGTCAAGGTCGGCGAAGAAGTCGAGATCATCGGCATCAAGCCGACGTCGAAGACGACGGTGACCGGCGTTGAAATGTTCCGCAAGCTGCTCGATCAGGGCCAGGCTGGCGACAACATCGGTGCCTTGCTTCGCGGTGTTGACCGTGAAGGCGTCGAGCGCGGCCAGATCCTTGCCAAGCCAGGTTCGGTCAAGCCGCACACCAAGTTCAAGGCAGAAGCCTATATCCTGACGAAGGATGAAGGTGGCCGTCATACGCCATTCTTCACCAACTACCGTCCGCAGTTCTACTTCCGCACGACCGACGTGACGGGTGTAGTGACGCTGCCGGAAGGCACGGAAATGGTCATGCCCGGCGACAACATCGCAGTCGATGTGACGCTGATCGTGCCGATCGCGATGGAAGAGAAGCTGCGCTTCGCTATCCGTGAAGGTGGCCGCACCGTCGGTGCAGGCATCGTATCGTCGATCATTGAGTAA
- the rlmB gene encoding 23S rRNA (guanosine(2251)-2'-O)-methyltransferase RlmB, with protein MTDQKPSRTPKDSHYATLRRQFRDQKAGGPPQAQRASRPAVDGTQAPEGLVRLYGLHTVRAALDNPARQIKRMLVTKNALDRLEIADSDALPFDVEIVDPRAIDRETGSEAVHQGVMIEAKPLKAQSLKALQDSSLLLILDQVTDPHNVGAIMRSAVAFGAGAIITTARHSPQESGVLAKAASGALELIPHIEVRNLADAIGELHELGFATIGLDSEGPLELEKTMAEGRIALVLGAEGKGLRQKTRETVTHLARLDMPGAIKSLNVSNAAAISLYAAQRFLSTKTG; from the coding sequence ATGACCGATCAAAAACCTTCCCGTACACCCAAAGATTCACATTATGCGACGCTGCGCCGTCAGTTCCGCGACCAGAAGGCCGGAGGTCCGCCGCAAGCCCAGCGCGCGTCGCGCCCGGCTGTCGATGGCACCCAGGCGCCGGAAGGCCTTGTGCGGCTTTATGGCCTGCATACGGTGCGCGCTGCGCTGGACAATCCCGCGCGCCAGATCAAGCGGATGCTGGTGACGAAGAATGCGCTCGACCGGCTGGAGATTGCCGATTCGGACGCCCTGCCCTTCGACGTTGAAATTGTCGACCCACGCGCCATCGATCGCGAAACCGGTTCGGAGGCCGTGCATCAGGGCGTCATGATCGAGGCCAAGCCGCTCAAGGCCCAGTCGCTCAAGGCGCTGCAGGACAGTTCGCTGCTCCTGATTCTCGATCAGGTCACCGATCCGCACAATGTCGGCGCCATCATGCGTTCCGCCGTCGCCTTTGGTGCAGGTGCCATCATCACCACCGCACGTCACAGCCCGCAGGAATCCGGTGTTCTGGCAAAGGCCGCCTCCGGTGCCCTGGAACTTATTCCACATATCGAGGTGCGCAATCTTGCCGATGCGATCGGCGAATTGCACGAACTCGGCTTCGCAACGATCGGCCTTGATTCGGAAGGCCCGCTTGAGCTCGAGAAGACTATGGCGGAGGGCCGCATTGCGCTTGTCCTCGGCGCCGAGGGCAAGGGGCTGCGGCAGAAGACGCGTGAGACGGTCACCCACCTCGCCCGGCTGGATATGCCCGGCGCGATCAAATCGCTGAACGTTTCAAACGCCGCCGCAATCTCGCTTTATGCAGCGCAGCGTTTCCTGAGTACCAAGACCGGCTAG
- a CDS encoding cytochrome b encodes MLRNSRESFGLVSILFHWIIGLIFIGQIVLGYLMVRVSDFTLQFSLYQWHKSFGFLILGLSAFRLLWKVANPRPRDPQSMSPVERVAAHGAHTILYLSLFLVPLTGWAVASSSPLQIPTFMFNLVVIPQLPITISDAAEAFWTASHAWLAYLSAFVAVAHILAALHHHFWQRDAILMRMLSPTAAKSRQEAFKLTGKSS; translated from the coding sequence ATGCTGCGAAATAGCAGGGAATCGTTTGGTTTGGTGTCGATCCTCTTTCACTGGATCATCGGCCTCATTTTTATTGGACAGATCGTGCTTGGCTATCTGATGGTCAGGGTGAGCGATTTCACCCTCCAGTTCAGCCTCTACCAGTGGCACAAATCCTTTGGCTTCCTGATTCTTGGCCTCTCTGCGTTCCGTCTTCTCTGGAAAGTCGCGAATCCTCGGCCGCGTGATCCTCAAAGCATGAGCCCGGTTGAGCGGGTAGCCGCGCATGGCGCCCATACCATCCTCTATCTCAGCCTGTTTCTTGTGCCGCTGACCGGCTGGGCGGTGGCATCGAGTTCGCCCCTGCAAATTCCGACATTCATGTTCAATCTCGTCGTGATCCCGCAACTTCCCATCACGATATCCGACGCTGCCGAGGCTTTCTGGACGGCCAGCCACGCCTGGCTCGCCTATCTATCCGCCTTCGTCGCGGTAGCGCACATCCTTGCAGCGCTGCACCACCATTTCTGGCAGAGGGATGCAATCCTCATGCGTATGCTGAGCCCGACTGCCGCGAAAAGCCGGCAAGAGGCGTTCAAACTGACAGGAAAATCATCATGA
- a CDS encoding YceI family protein, whose amino-acid sequence MKTTDALFSNVLRAGIATLLAFSPIAAQADTLSEVAGRYAIQPSSRVGFTVSQVGGGGITGNFKKFSGTFALNKSDISQSMINFTLYPESVSTGQARIESFLRSDAVFDSANYPTITFKSTQITQTSADTAEVAGILTARGKSSPASFQANLSDHGKNSITFHVQGKVMRSRYGMDVGTPIYSNVVQFDMTIRGQRS is encoded by the coding sequence ATGAAGACCACTGACGCACTATTTTCCAACGTTCTGCGGGCGGGCATTGCCACCCTCCTTGCCTTCTCCCCGATCGCTGCCCAAGCGGACACGTTGTCCGAAGTTGCGGGGCGCTATGCTATCCAGCCCTCATCTCGTGTCGGCTTTACCGTTTCCCAGGTGGGCGGGGGCGGCATTACCGGCAATTTCAAGAAGTTCTCCGGCACGTTCGCGCTGAACAAGTCAGACATCAGCCAGTCGATGATTAATTTCACGCTCTATCCGGAAAGCGTTTCCACCGGGCAAGCTCGGATCGAGAGCTTCCTGCGCTCGGATGCGGTTTTCGACTCCGCGAATTATCCAACCATCACCTTCAAGTCGACGCAAATCACGCAGACCAGCGCCGACACGGCCGAGGTGGCCGGCATCCTGACGGCACGCGGCAAGAGCAGCCCGGCAAGTTTTCAGGCCAACCTTTCGGACCATGGCAAGAATTCGATCACCTTTCATGTACAGGGCAAGGTCATGCGCTCACGCTATGGCATGGATGTCGGCACGCCGATCTATTCCAATGTCGTCCAGTTCGACATGACCATCCGCGGTCAGCGCTCATAA
- a CDS encoding FAD-binding dehydrogenase: protein MAYDADAIVIGAGLAGLVAATELADAGKRVIILDQEPEQTLGGQAWRSFGGLFFVDSPEQRRLRIRDSRALALQDWIGSAGFDREEDHWPRKWAEAYIDFAAGEKRSWLHAQGMRWFPVVGWAERGGSLATGHGNSVPRFHITWGTGLGVVEPFIRRAREAERQGRISFRFRHRVTTLVTSAGTVDGVEGEILVPSDVRRSEPSSRIVADTFALKAQAIIVASGGIGGNHDLVRKNWPKRLGTPKHLISGVPDHVDGLMLGVAERAGAHLINGDRMWHYVEGVHNWDPIWTKHAIRILPGPSSLWFDAQGDRLPAPCMPGFDTLSTLDRIMKSGYDYSWFVLNQTIVKKEFTLSGSEQNPDFTSKSWRQVAKRALGGVPAPVQAFLDNGEDFIVEKDLSDLVRRMNALTGDNLIDAGRLRAQIVARDREVDNPYTKDAQITAIRGARNYIGDRLVRVVPPHKILDPKHGPLIAVRLNILTRKSLGGIETDLSARALKADGEPLAGVYAVGEAAGFGGGGMHGYNSLEGTFLGGCIFSGRTAGRAAAKAL from the coding sequence ATGGCATATGATGCCGACGCCATCGTCATCGGCGCGGGGCTCGCGGGGCTGGTTGCGGCGACGGAATTGGCCGACGCTGGAAAACGCGTGATCATCCTCGATCAGGAGCCGGAGCAGACGCTTGGTGGACAGGCGTGGCGGTCGTTCGGCGGGTTGTTCTTTGTCGATTCTCCCGAGCAGCGCCGTTTGCGCATCAGGGATTCGCGGGCGCTTGCCCTGCAGGACTGGATAGGTTCGGCCGGTTTCGACCGGGAGGAAGATCATTGGCCACGCAAATGGGCGGAGGCCTATATCGATTTTGCGGCGGGCGAGAAACGCTCATGGCTGCATGCGCAGGGCATGCGCTGGTTCCCAGTCGTCGGCTGGGCCGAGCGCGGCGGATCGCTGGCCACCGGACACGGCAATTCGGTGCCGCGCTTTCATATCACCTGGGGAACGGGGCTTGGCGTGGTCGAGCCATTCATTCGCCGCGCCCGCGAGGCCGAGCGGCAAGGCCGCATTTCCTTCCGCTTCCGCCATCGGGTAACAACGCTGGTCACGAGCGCCGGAACGGTGGACGGGGTCGAAGGCGAGATACTTGTGCCCAGCGACGTCAGGCGCAGCGAGCCGAGCTCGCGCATTGTCGCGGACACATTTGCCCTGAAGGCGCAAGCCATCATCGTTGCAAGCGGCGGTATCGGTGGCAACCACGATCTGGTGCGCAAGAACTGGCCCAAGCGGCTGGGAACGCCGAAACATCTGATCAGCGGCGTGCCAGACCATGTCGACGGGCTGATGCTGGGTGTCGCCGAGCGGGCAGGCGCGCATCTGATCAACGGCGACCGCATGTGGCATTATGTAGAGGGCGTGCACAATTGGGACCCGATCTGGACCAAGCACGCAATCCGCATCCTGCCCGGCCCGTCATCGCTGTGGTTCGATGCGCAGGGTGATCGCCTGCCGGCGCCGTGCATGCCGGGTTTCGACACCTTGTCGACGCTCGATCGCATCATGAAGTCCGGTTACGACTATTCCTGGTTCGTGCTGAACCAGACGATCGTGAAGAAGGAATTCACGCTTTCCGGTTCGGAGCAGAATCCCGACTTTACCAGCAAAAGCTGGCGACAGGTGGCGAAGCGCGCCCTCGGCGGCGTGCCTGCACCGGTCCAGGCCTTCCTAGACAATGGCGAGGATTTCATCGTCGAGAAGGATTTGTCCGATCTGGTGCGCCGCATGAATGCGCTGACCGGCGACAATCTCATCGATGCGGGCAGGCTGAGGGCGCAGATCGTGGCGCGGGACCGCGAAGTCGATAATCCCTATACGAAAGACGCGCAGATCACGGCCATCCGCGGCGCCCGCAATTATATTGGCGACAGGCTGGTGCGCGTGGTTCCGCCGCACAAGATCCTCGATCCGAAGCACGGACCCCTGATCGCCGTTCGGCTCAACATCCTGACCCGCAAATCGCTCGGCGGTATCGAGACGGATCTGAGCGCTCGGGCGCTGAAAGCAGATGGCGAGCCGCTGGCCGGCGTCTATGCCGTGGGCGAGGCGGCCGGCTTCGGTGGCGGCGGCATGCATGGCTACAATTCGCTCGAGGGCACGTTCCTCGGCGGCTGCATCTTCTCGGGTCGCACGGCGGGCAGGGCGGCGGCGAAGGCTCTCTGA
- a CDS encoding DUF2277 domain-containing protein produces the protein MCRNIKTLFNFEPPATQDEIDASALQFVRKLSGFNKPSQANAEVFDRAVAEVADAARRLLSSLHTHAPSRDRDIEAERARERARVRFA, from the coding sequence ATGTGCCGCAACATCAAAACATTGTTCAACTTCGAGCCGCCCGCGACCCAGGATGAAATTGACGCTTCCGCTCTGCAATTCGTGCGCAAGCTCTCCGGGTTCAACAAGCCGTCGCAGGCCAATGCGGAGGTGTTCGACCGGGCTGTTGCGGAAGTCGCGGATGCGGCGCGCCGTCTGCTTTCATCCCTCCATACGCACGCGCCGTCGCGGGATCGTGACATCGAAGCCGAACGGGCACGCGAGCGGGCAAGGGTCAGATTCGCGTAG
- a CDS encoding nickel-binding protein: protein MPIFMDRHDMKGVTAAEIAEAHRKDLEVQDRYGVRFLTYWFDDKRGTTFCLIDAPDKDTAQCVHREAHGHVAGEVVEVALSAVEAFLGRIQDPEPSEDHSGAQMDCGHRAIMFTDIVGSTKMTERLGDRRATELVRAHDSIVRRCLSRSGGHEVKHTGDGIMASFASTSEALDCAASIQQEFRRFNLGNPEPLHIRIGLDCGEPIEDSHDLFGSTVQRAARLCAAAATDQILVSEDICLEGGGPDIFKQTRHRRFKGFSNPVAAFEYIWTNPNAGR from the coding sequence ATGCCCATATTCATGGACCGGCATGATATGAAGGGTGTTACAGCCGCTGAGATCGCAGAGGCGCATCGCAAGGACCTCGAAGTCCAGGACCGGTATGGGGTCAGGTTCCTTACATATTGGTTCGACGACAAGCGGGGCACCACCTTCTGCCTCATCGATGCACCCGACAAGGATACGGCGCAATGCGTGCACCGCGAAGCGCATGGCCATGTGGCGGGTGAGGTCGTGGAGGTCGCGCTTTCTGCTGTGGAGGCATTTCTCGGCCGCATCCAGGACCCGGAACCATCTGAAGATCACTCGGGTGCGCAGATGGACTGCGGACATCGGGCAATCATGTTCACCGATATCGTGGGTTCGACCAAGATGACCGAACGTCTCGGCGATCGGAGGGCAACTGAATTGGTCCGCGCTCACGACTCCATCGTGCGCAGGTGTTTGAGCCGTTCGGGTGGACATGAGGTAAAGCACACTGGCGATGGGATTATGGCGTCCTTCGCCTCTACATCGGAAGCTCTCGATTGTGCTGCTTCCATTCAGCAGGAGTTCCGCCGGTTCAACCTTGGTAATCCAGAGCCGCTTCACATACGCATCGGCTTGGATTGCGGGGAGCCCATCGAGGACAGTCACGATCTCTTCGGTTCTACGGTCCAACGCGCCGCCCGGTTGTGCGCTGCTGCGGCGACTGACCAGATTCTCGTTTCGGAAGACATATGTCTTGAGGGCGGCGGTCCCGACATCTTCAAACAGACGAGGCATCGGCGCTTCAAGGGGTTTTCAAACCCCGTCGCTGCGTTCGAGTACATCTGGACAAATCCGAACGCCGGCAGGTGA
- a CDS encoding VOC family protein, whose translation MFDHVKFGVSDYEASKAFFLTALEPLGVAVVSEGPPTYGVELSPKGKASLCLYQTEEKPAHLHLAFTAENRQQVEAFYRAALEAGGKDNGAPGLRPHYHANYYAAFVIGPDGHNIEAVCHEPEA comes from the coding sequence ATGTTCGACCACGTCAAATTCGGAGTCAGCGACTATGAAGCGAGCAAAGCGTTCTTCCTCACGGCACTCGAACCACTCGGCGTAGCTGTTGTATCGGAGGGGCCGCCGACATACGGCGTCGAGCTTAGTCCAAAGGGCAAGGCTTCATTGTGCCTGTACCAAACCGAGGAGAAGCCGGCGCATCTTCACTTGGCGTTCACGGCCGAGAATCGCCAGCAAGTCGAAGCCTTCTATCGCGCGGCTCTGGAGGCGGGTGGCAAAGATAACGGTGCGCCTGGTCTGCGCCCGCACTACCACGCGAACTACTATGCAGCGTTCGTCATTGGCCCGGACGGGCACAACATAGAAGCGGTTTGCCACGAACCTGAGGCCTAA
- a CDS encoding NAD kinase encodes MNRKIETFAFLSSGTPDSDEAQHDLARIYGHAEARDADVIVALGGDGFMLQTLQNYMNQGKMIYGMNRGSVGFLMNEYSEAGLKERVEAAHAETIRPLKMVTESVEDGEFTAFALNEVSLLRQSYQAAKIRITVDDKVRLEELICDGVMVATPAGSTAYNLSAQGPIIPLDARLLALTPVSAFRPRRWRGALLPNRVTVRFDILEPEKRPVNAVADHTEVKSVLSVTVEEASHLRATILFDKNHSWNERILKEQFLY; translated from the coding sequence ATGAACCGGAAAATCGAAACATTTGCTTTTCTTTCCTCAGGCACGCCGGATTCCGACGAGGCGCAGCACGATCTGGCCCGGATTTACGGTCACGCCGAAGCAAGGGACGCCGATGTCATCGTTGCGCTTGGCGGCGACGGTTTCATGCTGCAGACGCTGCAGAATTACATGAACCAGGGCAAGATGATCTACGGCATGAACCGCGGGTCCGTCGGCTTCCTGATGAATGAGTACAGCGAAGCCGGGTTGAAGGAGCGCGTGGAGGCAGCGCATGCCGAGACGATCCGGCCATTGAAGATGGTCACGGAGTCAGTCGAAGACGGCGAGTTTACGGCATTTGCACTCAATGAAGTCTCCCTGCTGCGCCAGTCCTACCAGGCTGCGAAGATCAGGATCACCGTCGATGACAAGGTGCGGCTGGAAGAATTGATTTGCGACGGCGTCATGGTGGCAACGCCCGCCGGCTCCACCGCCTACAACCTCTCCGCGCAGGGGCCGATCATCCCGCTCGATGCGCGGCTGCTCGCCCTCACCCCGGTTTCCGCCTTTCGCCCCCGCCGCTGGCGCGGGGCTCTCCTGCCCAACCGGGTGACGGTGCGTTTCGATATTCTCGAACCGGAAAAACGGCCGGTCAATGCCGTCGCCGATCATACGGAAGTAAAGTCCGTTCTATCCGTCACAGTCGAGGAAGCATCTCATTTGCGGGCGACCATTCTGTTTGACAAGAACCATTCGTGGAACGAACGAATTCTCAAGGAACAGTTCCTTTATTGA
- a CDS encoding DEAD/DEAH box helicase, which yields MTTFADLGLSPKVLNAVEAAGYTIPTPIQAGAIPHALQRKDVLGIAQTGTGKTASFVLPMLTLLEQGRARARMPRTLILEPTRELAAQVEENFVKYGKNHRLNVALLIGGVSFDDQLRKLERGADVLIATPGRLLDHFERGKLLLSAVDILVIDEADRMLDMGFIPDIERICKLIPFTRQTLFFSATMPPEITKLTEQFLHSPVRIEVAKAATTAKTVEQKLVKSGKKDWEKRAVLRDLIRAEDEGLKNAIIFCNRKKDVSELFRSLVKHDFDAGALHGDMDQRARTTMLASFKDGKLKLLVASDVAARGLDIPDVSHVFNFDVPIHSEDYVHRIGRTGRAGRSGKAFTLVTPADTKYLASIEKLIGEDIIWHDGDLSTLPVSTEPDEAPRRGRGRGKPEPKRRPRNEGRERERPQSEIDIIAAAERAKEAEVQPVEEQPIVRTAEKPQKAAIKADNEQRRARVPHTEPRRDHRRDRDDMGSAPVGFGDEIPAFMLIDTKV from the coding sequence TTGACCACCTTTGCCGATCTGGGCCTTTCACCGAAAGTGCTCAATGCTGTAGAAGCAGCAGGATATACAATTCCGACACCGATCCAGGCTGGCGCCATCCCGCATGCGCTGCAACGCAAGGATGTCCTTGGCATCGCGCAGACCGGAACCGGCAAGACCGCCTCTTTCGTATTGCCCATGCTGACGCTGCTGGAACAGGGCCGTGCCCGCGCCCGCATGCCGCGCACGCTGATCCTCGAGCCGACGCGCGAACTCGCTGCGCAGGTCGAGGAAAACTTCGTCAAATATGGCAAGAACCACCGTCTGAACGTCGCGCTGCTGATTGGCGGCGTGTCCTTCGACGATCAGTTGCGCAAGCTCGAACGCGGCGCAGACGTCCTGATCGCAACGCCCGGCCGCCTGCTCGACCATTTCGAGCGCGGCAAGCTACTCCTGAGCGCTGTCGATATTCTCGTCATCGATGAGGCCGACCGCATGCTCGACATGGGTTTCATCCCGGACATCGAGCGCATCTGCAAGCTGATCCCCTTCACCCGCCAGACGCTGTTCTTCTCGGCCACCATGCCGCCGGAAATCACCAAGCTGACGGAACAGTTCCTGCATTCACCCGTCCGCATCGAAGTTGCCAAGGCGGCAACGACGGCCAAGACGGTTGAACAGAAGCTGGTCAAATCCGGCAAGAAGGATTGGGAAAAGCGCGCCGTGCTGCGCGACCTGATCCGCGCCGAGGACGAAGGCCTGAAGAACGCGATCATCTTCTGCAACCGCAAGAAAGATGTCTCCGAGCTCTTCCGCTCGCTCGTGAAGCACGATTTCGATGCCGGCGCCCTGCATGGCGACATGGATCAGCGCGCACGCACCACGATGCTGGCGAGCTTCAAGGATGGCAAGCTCAAGCTTCTCGTTGCTTCCGACGTCGCCGCACGCGGGCTCGATATTCCGGACGTCAGCCATGTGTTCAATTTCGACGTGCCGATCCATTCGGAAGATTACGTGCACCGCATCGGCCGTACGGGCCGCGCCGGGCGTTCGGGCAAGGCTTTCACGCTGGTGACGCCGGCCGATACCAAATATCTGGCGTCGATCGAAAAGCTGATTGGCGAGGATATCATCTGGCACGATGGCGATCTGTCCACCCTGCCCGTCTCGACGGAACCGGATGAGGCACCGCGCCGTGGCCGCGGCCGAGGTAAACCTGAGCCGAAACGCCGGCCACGCAATGAAGGCCGCGAACGCGAGCGACCGCAGTCGGAAATCGATATCATCGCTGCCGCCGAACGGGCGAAGGAAGCCGAAGTTCAGCCAGTCGAGGAGCAACCGATCGTGCGCACCGCGGAAAAGCCGCAAAAAGCCGCGATCAAGGCCGATAACGAGCAGCGCCGCGCTCGCGTCCCGCATACCGAACCGCGTCGCGATCATCGCCGCGACCGCGACGACATGGGTTCAGCGCCGGTTGGTTTCGGTGATGAGATCCCTGCCTTCATGCTGATCGACACCAAAGTCTGA
- a CDS encoding NUDIX domain-containing protein: MKDAHILLLQRKKSPEAGAWGIPGGKVDFLETAEQAIRREAFEETGLQAGAIALLGLSEQLFHDEQQHWLGVLFLAQSYSGEMQLLEPDKHGGIDWFSLDDLPERLTLPTLHAIDLVRQRGLA; encoded by the coding sequence TTGAAAGACGCCCATATCCTCCTGCTACAGCGCAAGAAGAGCCCTGAGGCCGGTGCCTGGGGCATTCCCGGCGGCAAGGTGGATTTTCTGGAGACCGCCGAACAGGCTATCCGCCGCGAGGCCTTCGAGGAAACCGGGCTTCAGGCTGGAGCGATCGCGCTCCTCGGCCTCAGCGAACAACTCTTCCATGATGAACAGCAGCATTGGCTGGGTGTCCTGTTCCTGGCGCAGAGCTATTCCGGTGAGATGCAGCTGCTCGAACCCGACAAACATGGCGGGATCGACTGGTTCTCCCTCGACGATCTGCCGGAACGCCTGACCTTGCCGACGCTGCACGCCATCGACCTGGTTCGGCAGCGCGGACTGGCGTGA
- a CDS encoding TfoX/Sxy family protein — MDNDAIEDLFSGLGPVTIKRMFGGKAVYFQGLIIALEVQDEILLKADEVSAPAFEAAGSRQWRYERKSRKPVDMPYWSIPEDAFDDPDIMTEWARLAHEASLRRAK, encoded by the coding sequence ATGGACAATGACGCAATCGAGGATCTGTTTTCAGGCCTCGGTCCTGTCACCATCAAGCGCATGTTTGGCGGCAAGGCGGTATATTTCCAAGGGCTGATTATCGCGCTTGAAGTTCAGGATGAAATTCTCCTGAAGGCCGACGAGGTTTCGGCGCCCGCTTTCGAAGCTGCTGGCTCCAGACAATGGCGCTATGAGCGCAAATCGAGAAAACCCGTCGATATGCCGTACTGGTCTATTCCCGAAGATGCTTTCGACGATCCTGACATCATGACTGAATGGGCCAGGCTTGCCCACGAGGCGTCATTGCGCCGGGCAAAGTAA
- the sufA gene encoding Fe-S cluster assembly scaffold SufA, with the protein MGRFSVMTLTDAAAQRVSDIVATRENALGIRVGIKKGGCAGMEYMIDLVTEAKAGDDVVEKDGSKVFVAPEAVLYLLGTQMDFEVTKLRTGFVFNNPNQTSACGCGESVELTPAKPEALASAAS; encoded by the coding sequence ATGGGTCGTTTTTCTGTCATGACGTTGACTGACGCCGCCGCACAGCGCGTAAGCGACATTGTGGCGACGCGCGAGAATGCGCTCGGCATTCGCGTCGGCATCAAGAAAGGCGGCTGCGCCGGCATGGAATATATGATCGACCTCGTGACGGAAGCGAAAGCTGGCGATGATGTCGTCGAAAAGGACGGCTCGAAGGTCTTCGTCGCGCCGGAAGCTGTTCTCTACCTCCTCGGCACGCAAATGGATTTCGAAGTGACAAAGCTGCGCACAGGCTTCGTCTTCAACAATCCCAACCAGACCTCTGCCTGCGGCTGCGGCGAATCGGTTGAACTCACACCGGCAAAGCCCGAAGCCTTGGCTTCCGCCGCTTCCTGA
- a CDS encoding SUF system Fe-S cluster assembly protein: MTDKVETLEKEEAPIADAGSVHTGVGTASVSAIPAEELARMTDDIIGALKTVYDPEIPADIYELGLVYKIDIEDDRSVKIEMTLTAPGCPVAGEMPGWVQDAVSAVEGVSFVDVTMTFDPPWTPDRMSEEAQVAVGWY; this comes from the coding sequence ATGACCGACAAAGTCGAGACACTGGAAAAAGAAGAAGCGCCGATCGCTGATGCCGGTTCCGTACATACCGGGGTCGGGACAGCGTCCGTATCTGCCATTCCCGCCGAGGAACTGGCACGCATGACCGATGACATCATCGGCGCGCTGAAAACTGTCTACGACCCGGAAATTCCGGCCGATATCTATGAGCTAGGCCTCGTCTACAAGATCGACATCGAAGATGACCGTTCGGTGAAGATCGAAATGACGTTGACTGCCCCGGGCTGCCCCGTCGCGGGTGAAATGCCGGGCTGGGTGCAGGATGCCGTTAGCGCGGTGGAAGGTGTCAGTTTCGTCGATGTTACCATGACCTTCGATCCGCCCTGGACACCGGACCGCATGTCGGAAGAAGCGCAAGTCGCCGTCGGCTGGTACTAA